A single region of the Saprospiraceae bacterium genome encodes:
- a CDS encoding protein-L-isoaspartate(D-aspartate) O-methyltransferase, whose protein sequence is MKDTYRHKGLRKKLVASLREKAAIDEAVLQAMETLPRHFFLDKAFEEWAYEDKPFPIGSDQTISQPLTVAIQTTLLDIKPREKVLEIGTGSGYQAAILGLLGARVYTLERHEILHLRAQQLLNDLQLGNIRCFYRDGFKGLPEFGPYDKIIVTAGAPEVPKVLLKQLQIGGKMVIPVGVKTQHMLVITRMSEDKFETENKGDFRFVPFLKGLR, encoded by the coding sequence GTGAAGGATACCTATCGACACAAAGGCCTGCGTAAAAAATTAGTGGCTTCCCTCCGAGAGAAAGCTGCTATTGATGAGGCCGTCCTACAGGCAATGGAGACCTTACCTCGACATTTTTTTTTGGATAAAGCCTTCGAAGAATGGGCTTATGAGGATAAACCCTTTCCTATCGGAAGTGACCAAACTATTTCTCAACCGCTGACGGTGGCCATTCAAACAACCTTACTCGACATCAAACCCAGAGAAAAGGTACTAGAAATTGGCACTGGGTCGGGTTATCAGGCGGCTATCCTTGGCCTGCTTGGCGCTCGGGTGTATACCCTGGAACGCCACGAAATCCTCCACCTCCGCGCACAGCAATTGCTCAACGACCTACAGCTAGGCAATATCCGTTGCTTCTATCGGGATGGCTTCAAGGGCCTCCCTGAGTTTGGCCCTTACGATAAAATAATTGTGACTGCGGGCGCTCCTGAGGTTCCTAAAGTACTGTTGAAACAATTGCAGATAGGTGGGAAAATGGTTATTCCTGTTGGTGTAAAGACACAGCACATGCTCGTCATTACTCGGATGAGTGAGGACAAGTTCGAAACAGAAAACAAAGGTGATTTTCGCTTTGTTCCCTTTTTGAAAGGATTGAGATAG
- a CDS encoding TIGR04282 family arsenosugar biosynthesis glycosyltransferase: MPNHSVLLIFIRNPELGKVKTRLAETVGDEMALKIYMALMAHTRELALQLPVDRWLFYSHFIDKQDNWENEKFSKKLQTQGDLGVKMQVAFQAACAQYQKVMIIGSDCASLTPQIIQEGFDALDQHSFVLGPAIDGGYYLLGMRQFTPSLFQHIPWSTAQVAELTLAEMERLGGTCYLLPTLSDIDYAEDWEAYGWEVT, translated from the coding sequence ATGCCCAATCATTCGGTCTTACTCATCTTTATTCGAAATCCCGAATTGGGGAAAGTCAAAACCAGACTGGCCGAAACCGTAGGTGATGAAATGGCGCTTAAGATTTATATGGCCTTAATGGCTCATACCAGGGAATTGGCCCTTCAGCTTCCAGTTGACCGCTGGCTTTTTTATTCCCACTTTATTGATAAACAAGATAATTGGGAAAACGAAAAATTTAGCAAGAAATTGCAAACCCAAGGCGACCTAGGTGTAAAGATGCAAGTCGCTTTCCAAGCGGCTTGTGCGCAATACCAAAAAGTTATGATCATCGGAAGCGACTGTGCCAGCCTCACACCTCAAATTATTCAGGAAGGTTTTGATGCTTTAGATCAACATTCTTTTGTCCTTGGCCCTGCTATAGATGGAGGATATTATTTATTAGGCATGCGACAATTTACACCAAGTTTATTTCAGCATATTCCGTGGAGTACAGCGCAGGTGGCTGAGCTCACCCTAGCAGAAATGGAGCGCCTCGGCGGAACTTGTTACCTATTACCTACTTTATCTGATATTGATTATGCTGAGGATTGGGAAGCCTATGGGTGGGAGGTTACTTAA
- a CDS encoding exo-alpha-sialidase: protein MRSLPLLCLFLPYCFLACQQVPEQPLFDLTSTAVIGQATEKGRSGAANVVFQSTDDGQSWQDISAGLPQDLKPSTFFAGDGELFLGGSNNIYRKRTASKTANWEKEKSLEQPVLTLMAGIGGIEMPTEQSFNKVSAGNGGVIAFSTNGRFVQKLNGATVWKPLFTDFEGKTVRNVFTAKNGSVFIGSDYGLFKSDDEGKTWKHVMQNDWVIDIVESNGLLLCTSQKGILRSTDGGEHWDVVLNEGGVGIAVAAINGGFAAITYNTKSQTRRIRTSTDGGKTWQPIDAGLPPSQLISSIQQVGDYFYCGHPKGVYRSADQGKTWNLLLPTIGEKVFNLSVSDGVLYAVLQEGGC from the coding sequence ATGCGCAGTTTACCGCTTTTATGTTTATTCCTACCTTATTGCTTCCTTGCCTGTCAGCAGGTGCCAGAGCAGCCTTTGTTCGACCTCACCTCTACTGCTGTCATTGGGCAGGCCACGGAGAAAGGCAGATCAGGAGCGGCCAATGTTGTTTTTCAATCCACGGACGATGGACAAAGCTGGCAGGACATCAGTGCAGGGTTGCCCCAAGATCTTAAACCATCAACATTTTTTGCTGGTGATGGCGAGCTTTTTCTGGGTGGCTCCAACAACATTTATCGGAAGCGCACCGCATCGAAAACCGCTAATTGGGAAAAAGAAAAATCCCTGGAGCAACCAGTCTTAACGCTTATGGCTGGCATCGGGGGAATAGAAATGCCCACGGAGCAATCATTCAATAAGGTTTCGGCTGGCAATGGTGGGGTGATAGCTTTCAGTACGAATGGCCGTTTTGTCCAAAAATTAAACGGTGCGACCGTTTGGAAACCCCTTTTTACGGATTTCGAGGGCAAAACGGTGCGCAATGTGTTCACTGCTAAAAATGGCAGTGTTTTCATTGGCAGCGACTATGGCCTCTTCAAATCTGACGACGAAGGGAAAACTTGGAAGCACGTCATGCAAAACGACTGGGTGATAGACATCGTGGAGTCGAATGGCTTGCTCCTTTGCACCAGCCAAAAAGGTATCTTGCGCTCGACAGACGGTGGCGAACATTGGGACGTGGTGCTAAACGAAGGTGGCGTCGGCATCGCCGTAGCAGCCATCAATGGCGGGTTTGCGGCCATCACCTACAATACCAAATCACAAACCCGACGGATCCGCACCTCCACCGACGGCGGAAAGACTTGGCAGCCTATTGATGCAGGCCTTCCACCTTCTCAGCTCATTTCCTCCATCCAGCAAGTAGGCGATTACTTCTATTGCGGTCACCCCAAAGGCGTCTACCGCTCCGCCGACCAAGGCAAAACCTGGAACCTCCTGCTCCCGACCATCGGCGAAAAAGTATTCAACCTATCCGTTTCGGACGGAGTGTTGTATGCGGTATTGCAGGAAGGGGGATGTTGA
- a CDS encoding ATP-binding protein, translating to MRFFYKNIVLLILVCMNCLVYSQTDKVVTLQQTLETASGLEKIKIWNELSIQLKESDTKKAEDYAEEAYKLSKKLDFNVGIMTSAFFLGQLEKEAKHFKRAANKVEESVKAAQAAKDKKGELDGLALLKTIYLLDSRKSKWEETELAYRQLKNKLDLDMNSARLVELEKDFESKETALRLSERKRNKVTTEKEKIEDELALTIEEKLIREAELAHLAQEKAELEAETLRLENDAALNALLVSEQKNELLSYDAKLKRQQFWQFFLLLGLVSAILIIGLLIGNHRLKRQSAMEKLQTQRLLLTQEKMATLGQLTAGIAHEIKNPLNFVNNFAEGSAELAVELLETLAENKASIDPKRYELAAELAEDLKQNALDILDNGKRADRIVQSMMEHAKGDKGIPQLTNINALTEDNLNLAYHGYRALYPAFNLDMQVNLDPSIPMMMVIPQDLSRVILNILNNACYALNKKQGEAPSDYKPTLRLSTQKGKEEMVIRIWDNGPGIPDSIRSQIFNPFFTTKPSGEGNAGLGLSICYDIVVQGLGGKLEVESEVDQFTEFVIRLPLSLLENKAVLEAV from the coding sequence ATGAGGTTTTTTTACAAAAATATAGTGCTATTGATACTAGTGTGCATGAACTGCCTGGTCTACAGCCAAACGGACAAGGTCGTAACCCTGCAACAAACACTTGAGACTGCTTCAGGGCTTGAAAAGATAAAGATATGGAATGAATTGAGTATTCAATTAAAAGAAAGCGATACCAAAAAAGCCGAGGATTATGCAGAAGAAGCTTATAAATTGAGTAAAAAACTTGATTTTAATGTAGGAATCATGACCAGTGCTTTCTTTTTGGGCCAATTAGAAAAAGAAGCAAAACATTTCAAGCGGGCGGCTAACAAAGTGGAAGAAAGCGTAAAAGCTGCTCAGGCAGCCAAGGATAAAAAGGGAGAATTAGATGGTCTTGCACTTTTAAAGACGATCTACCTTTTAGATAGTAGAAAATCCAAGTGGGAAGAAACAGAATTGGCTTATCGACAACTTAAAAACAAGTTGGATTTGGACATGAATTCGGCTCGCTTGGTCGAATTAGAAAAAGATTTCGAATCCAAGGAAACCGCACTCCGCCTTTCTGAACGAAAAAGGAATAAAGTCACCACTGAAAAGGAAAAGATTGAAGACGAATTGGCCCTCACCATTGAAGAAAAACTCATACGAGAAGCCGAATTAGCCCACCTTGCACAGGAAAAAGCAGAACTGGAAGCAGAAACGCTCAGGCTGGAAAATGACGCAGCCCTTAATGCCTTGCTAGTGAGTGAACAGAAAAATGAGCTACTGTCTTATGATGCAAAACTAAAAAGGCAACAGTTTTGGCAGTTTTTTTTGTTGCTTGGACTCGTTTCGGCTATACTCATTATCGGGCTACTTATTGGCAATCACCGGCTTAAGCGGCAAAGCGCCATGGAAAAGTTACAAACCCAAAGGCTGCTCTTAACGCAAGAAAAGATGGCTACCCTTGGTCAATTGACCGCAGGAATTGCCCACGAAATAAAAAACCCGCTGAATTTTGTCAATAATTTCGCAGAAGGCTCAGCCGAATTGGCCGTTGAATTGCTGGAAACCTTGGCCGAAAACAAAGCTTCAATTGATCCAAAGCGGTACGAACTGGCAGCCGAGCTCGCCGAAGACCTCAAGCAAAATGCCTTAGATATTTTGGACAATGGAAAACGGGCAGATCGGATTGTTCAAAGCATGATGGAACATGCCAAGGGTGACAAAGGCATCCCCCAACTAACCAATATTAATGCCTTGACCGAGGACAATTTGAATTTAGCCTATCATGGTTACAGGGCGCTTTATCCTGCCTTTAATCTTGATATGCAGGTGAACCTTGATCCGTCAATTCCTATGATGATGGTCATCCCGCAAGACTTGAGTCGGGTTATCCTTAATATCCTCAACAACGCCTGCTATGCCTTAAATAAAAAACAAGGTGAGGCGCCTTCTGATTACAAGCCTACCCTCCGTTTAAGTACACAAAAAGGGAAAGAGGAGATGGTGATCCGCATTTGGGATAATGGCCCGGGCATTCCAGACAGTATTCGATCTCAAATTTTCAATCCTTTTTTTACGACTAAACCCAGCGGAGAAGGTAATGCGGGGCTTGGTTTATCTATCTGCTATGATATTGTCGTGCAGGGGCTGGGCGGAAAACTGGAAGTGGAAAGTGAGGTCGATCAATTTACAGAATTTGTGATTCGACTGCCACTTTCCCTTTTGGAAAATAAGGCTGTTTTAGAAGCTGTTTGA
- a CDS encoding response regulator has translation MATKILVVEDEPQFERLILQRFRKKIKEGAYEFFFAHNGLEALEVLKAQEGIEVVLSDINMPKMDGITLTAEIRARFPLIRVVIVSAYGDMENIRAAMNQGAFDFITKPINFEDLDLTIEKTIKEVEVLWQAKKSQALAIKNEQLQALDLQKSQFFTNIAHEFRTPLTVILGMAEQIKAAPDRWLDQGIAMINRNGNNLLHLVNEMLDLRKLEAGKLPLKMIQGEVISYLHYIVDSFQLIAEKRGISIHFLASEEAIFMDYDPEKMLSILSNLLSNAFKFTPEGGHIYLHLEKLSYPQRREDLATEALSIKIRDTGIGISPDDLPFIFDRFYQVALSEQTLHELANTSSSTGIGLALLKELVKYLGGTVDVESKLGEGTTFQILLPIHHQQPAAQVQSAIKEKVKQMAAFSLSNEPVEQISVASPKLPQLLIVEDHPDILQYMRALLEADYQLHVAKDGEEGIAMAIEQVPDIIISDVMMPRKDGFELCETLKLDERTSHIPIILLTAKNDATSRLAGLKRGADAYLGKPFQKEELFIRLEQLLTLRRNLQKRYSSFSPLTDTTESDNPLFSNIEDSFLIRLHEVLEANIEEEFFGIPELCHALFMSRAQLHRKIKALTGLSTSHYVRAIRLNKAKKLLETSNLNISEVAFSVGFKDPKYFSRTYSEVFGHAPTDTPKRP, from the coding sequence ATGGCAACAAAAATATTAGTGGTAGAAGATGAACCGCAATTTGAAAGGTTAATTCTTCAGCGGTTTAGAAAAAAAATCAAAGAAGGAGCCTATGAATTCTTTTTTGCCCATAATGGTTTGGAGGCGCTTGAGGTATTAAAGGCACAGGAAGGGATTGAGGTTGTTTTAAGTGATATCAATATGCCTAAAATGGACGGTATCACCTTAACTGCTGAAATTCGGGCCCGTTTTCCATTGATTAGGGTGGTGATCGTATCGGCATATGGTGATATGGAAAATATTCGGGCGGCTATGAATCAGGGGGCTTTTGATTTTATTACCAAACCCATCAATTTTGAGGATTTGGACCTTACGATTGAAAAAACGATAAAGGAAGTGGAGGTCTTGTGGCAAGCAAAAAAGTCGCAAGCATTGGCGATTAAAAATGAACAGTTACAAGCCTTAGACCTACAAAAATCGCAGTTTTTCACCAATATCGCGCATGAATTCCGAACTCCTCTGACCGTCATTCTGGGCATGGCCGAACAAATAAAAGCAGCACCAGATCGATGGCTGGATCAGGGCATAGCCATGATTAACCGCAATGGTAACAATTTACTCCATTTAGTGAATGAAATGCTGGATCTTCGGAAATTAGAAGCAGGCAAACTCCCCTTAAAAATGATCCAGGGAGAGGTTATTTCCTATCTCCATTATATTGTAGACTCCTTCCAACTCATAGCCGAAAAAAGGGGCATTTCCATTCATTTTTTGGCCAGCGAGGAGGCTATTTTTATGGATTACGACCCAGAAAAAATGCTGAGTATTCTTTCCAATCTATTGTCCAATGCTTTTAAGTTTACACCTGAAGGAGGGCATATTTACTTGCATTTAGAAAAACTGAGTTATCCACAAAGGCGGGAAGACTTGGCCACTGAAGCGCTTAGCATCAAGATAAGGGATACAGGTATTGGTATTTCTCCAGATGATTTGCCATTTATTTTTGACCGCTTCTACCAAGTAGCATTGAGTGAACAGACCCTTCATGAATTGGCAAATACAAGCAGCAGTACGGGCATTGGATTGGCCCTACTAAAAGAACTAGTGAAATACCTGGGCGGAACGGTTGATGTAGAAAGTAAACTTGGCGAAGGCACGACTTTTCAGATTTTGCTTCCCATTCATCACCAACAGCCAGCAGCTCAGGTACAATCTGCTATTAAAGAAAAAGTTAAACAAATGGCAGCCTTTTCTTTATCAAATGAACCTGTAGAGCAAATTAGCGTAGCTTCCCCTAAACTTCCCCAGCTGTTGATCGTGGAGGACCATCCAGATATATTGCAATACATGCGCGCATTGTTGGAAGCCGACTATCAACTTCACGTTGCCAAAGATGGCGAAGAAGGCATTGCGATGGCGATCGAGCAAGTTCCTGACATTATTATTAGCGACGTGATGATGCCTCGGAAAGACGGCTTTGAGCTATGCGAAACCCTCAAACTAGATGAACGAACAAGTCATATTCCAATCATTTTACTGACTGCAAAAAACGATGCTACTTCCCGCCTAGCGGGCTTGAAAAGGGGGGCAGATGCCTATTTAGGCAAACCGTTTCAAAAAGAGGAACTTTTTATCCGACTCGAACAACTACTAACGTTACGGAGAAATTTGCAAAAACGCTACAGCTCATTTTCACCTTTAACGGATACAACCGAAAGCGACAATCCCCTATTCTCCAATATAGAAGATAGTTTTTTAATACGCCTGCATGAGGTACTGGAAGCTAATATTGAAGAAGAATTTTTTGGTATCCCGGAGTTATGTCATGCCCTGTTTATGAGCCGGGCGCAGCTACACCGAAAAATCAAAGCATTGACAGGCCTTTCTACCTCACATTATGTGCGGGCTATCCGATTAAATAAGGCTAAAAAATTACTCGAAACATCGAATCTGAATATTTCTGAAGTAGCTTTTAGCGTAGGTTTTAAAGACCCTAAATATTTTTCTCGTACCTATTCGGAAGTATTTGGCCATGCCCCGACGGACACGCCCAAGCGGCCATGA
- a CDS encoding arylsulfatase, protein MTKKNALFLLSMLCYLWSCQSSTETETDLRPPNIILIMADDMGYSDLNCYGGEINTPNLDHLAASGLRFTQFYNTARCCPTRASLLTGLYPQQAGVGHMVNDRGTPAFQGDLSDKAVTIAEALKGAGYATYMSGKWHVTPYVIDNPDKKNWPRQRGFDKFFGMISGAGSLYDPRSLALDNEYVAPGPNFYCTTDFTNYAVKCINEHEGEKPFFLYMAYTAAHWPMHAPAEAIAKYKGRYNKGWDEVRKTRYERMIKMGLVKPEWEMTPRDSFVEAWSDTIEDREWEIANMEVYAAMVDQMDKGIGEIVNALSLKGQLENTLIFFLQDNGACAEELEWVAAQPNEKDLVPMQPEDLQTLMVPTITRDGKPVKVMKAAMPGPPESYTAYGLNWANASNTPFREYKHWVHEGGISSPLIVHWPAKIKEGGTFRHEPSHLIDIMATCVDVAGAKYPTTYNHQSIQPMEGKSLLPAFEDKPLGREAIYWEHEGNRAVRMGKWKLISKASKKHSFLWDKVDELKPGDWELFDMEKDRTEMHDVAAANPELVQKMADMWLAWGKRTGIVPRPGK, encoded by the coding sequence ATGACAAAAAAAAACGCCCTATTTCTCCTTAGCATGTTATGCTACCTATGGAGTTGCCAATCCTCCACAGAGACCGAAACAGACCTCCGTCCACCCAATATCATCCTCATCATGGCAGATGATATGGGCTATTCCGACCTCAACTGCTACGGCGGTGAAATCAATACCCCTAATTTAGATCATTTGGCAGCCAGTGGTCTTCGGTTTACCCAGTTTTATAATACGGCTCGATGCTGCCCGACACGGGCATCTCTATTAACGGGCCTATACCCACAGCAAGCTGGTGTTGGACACATGGTGAATGATCGGGGCACGCCTGCTTTTCAGGGTGATTTGAGTGATAAAGCTGTCACGATTGCGGAAGCACTAAAAGGTGCAGGATATGCTACCTATATGTCTGGTAAATGGCATGTCACCCCCTATGTGATTGATAACCCCGACAAGAAAAATTGGCCTAGACAAAGGGGATTCGATAAATTTTTCGGTATGATCTCTGGTGCGGGGAGTTTGTATGACCCCAGGTCACTTGCCTTGGATAATGAATACGTCGCGCCCGGACCGAACTTTTATTGCACCACGGATTTTACGAATTATGCCGTAAAGTGCATCAATGAACACGAAGGCGAAAAACCATTCTTTTTATATATGGCTTATACCGCAGCTCATTGGCCTATGCATGCACCCGCTGAAGCCATTGCTAAGTACAAAGGACGTTACAATAAGGGTTGGGATGAGGTGCGAAAAACGAGATATGAACGAATGATCAAAATGGGTTTAGTGAAACCGGAATGGGAAATGACTCCCCGTGATTCCTTTGTGGAAGCATGGAGTGATACTATCGAAGATCGCGAATGGGAAATTGCCAATATGGAGGTATATGCTGCGATGGTCGACCAGATGGATAAAGGTATAGGCGAAATAGTGAATGCACTTAGCCTTAAAGGTCAATTGGAAAATACATTGATTTTTTTCCTGCAAGACAATGGTGCCTGCGCCGAGGAACTCGAATGGGTCGCTGCACAACCTAATGAAAAAGACTTGGTGCCCATGCAACCAGAGGACCTCCAGACGCTAATGGTCCCAACCATCACCCGCGACGGAAAGCCGGTGAAAGTAATGAAGGCAGCCATGCCCGGCCCACCAGAGAGCTACACGGCCTATGGCCTAAACTGGGCTAACGCCAGCAACACCCCATTTCGAGAATACAAGCACTGGGTGCACGAAGGTGGCATTTCCAGTCCACTCATCGTCCACTGGCCCGCCAAAATAAAGGAGGGCGGCACCTTTCGACACGAACCCTCCCATCTAATTGACATCATGGCTACCTGCGTAGATGTCGCTGGTGCAAAATACCCCACTACCTATAACCATCAAAGCATCCAACCCATGGAGGGCAAAAGCCTCCTCCCCGCCTTTGAAGATAAACCCCTGGGCAGGGAAGCCATCTATTGGGAACATGAGGGCAACCGCGCCGTGCGTATGGGGAAATGGAAACTTATCTCTAAAGCCAGCAAAAAACACTCCTTTTTATGGGACAAAGTCGATGAACTAAAACCCGGAGATTGGGAATTATTCGATATGGAAAAAGACCGTACGGAAATGCATGATGTAGCAGCGGCTAATCCTGAACTAGTGCAAAAAATGGCTGACATGTGGCTCGCTTGGGGTAAAAGAACCGGGATCGTTCCGAGGCCTGGTAAGTAG
- a CDS encoding sugar phosphate isomerase/epimerase has protein sequence MKYSRKTFLKLVGTGAVAAGTTTLQGATALPAPKTPTKLTVGLASYTLRKLNLDETIAMCQRLNIKHLALKSMHLPLESTNEEIKAAAAKVRSAGIDLYGAGVIYMKSEEEVNNAFRYAQAAEMKVIIGVPNHELLSMVEQKVKATNIKLAIHNHGPGDKVYPSPQSIYDKIKDMDPRMGLCIDIGHTIRIGLDISENLKRYKDRLFDLHLKDVNEATEKGYPLEFGRGIIDLPGVLNTLKKIKYTGVMGLEYEKDGDDPVPGLAESVGYIRGLLDA, from the coding sequence ATGAAATATTCACGAAAAACCTTTCTTAAACTAGTCGGCACAGGAGCTGTAGCTGCTGGCACCACCACCCTCCAAGGAGCCACCGCGCTCCCCGCACCCAAAACGCCCACCAAACTTACGGTCGGGCTCGCATCCTATACGCTGCGAAAACTCAACCTCGATGAAACCATTGCCATGTGTCAGCGACTAAACATCAAACACCTTGCGCTGAAAAGTATGCATCTACCTTTGGAAAGCACCAATGAAGAGATTAAGGCCGCAGCCGCAAAAGTACGTAGTGCAGGCATTGACCTATACGGCGCCGGGGTCATTTATATGAAATCCGAGGAAGAGGTTAATAATGCCTTTCGTTATGCCCAGGCCGCAGAGATGAAAGTCATTATCGGCGTTCCCAATCACGAATTATTGTCCATGGTCGAACAAAAAGTAAAAGCGACCAATATCAAACTAGCTATCCATAATCACGGCCCTGGCGACAAGGTCTATCCGAGCCCACAGAGCATCTATGACAAGATAAAGGATATGGATCCGCGCATGGGACTGTGCATCGACATTGGCCACACCATTCGCATTGGCCTCGACATTTCCGAAAACCTCAAACGCTACAAAGACCGCCTCTTCGACCTTCACCTCAAAGATGTCAATGAAGCAACGGAGAAAGGCTATCCGCTTGAGTTTGGACGAGGCATCATCGATCTCCCAGGTGTGCTTAATACCCTGAAGAAAATTAAGTACACCGGCGTAATGGGTTTGGAATATGAAAAAGATGGCGATGATCCAGTTCCTGGTTTAGCTGAATCTGTTGGCTATATCAGAGGACTATTGGATGCCTAG
- a CDS encoding DUF2268 domain-containing putative Zn-dependent protease (predicted Zn-dependent protease with a strongly conserved HExxH motif), whose amino-acid sequence MSVFFTETKQMSVFFTETKQMSVFFTDISQHHHQYLNFMRNLLFCCYIFSILVPSSAQSTKEIYDISTIDIDHFWEAFDSLAHTKDSIGTMQRLYIDRGTEGLKQFIKARNFTAAEYVELIRDIPAFWLSIRPNTLAVKERKAQIIEVFRKYKQIYPRFKAPKVCFAIGNLRTGGTVRKDYLLIGTEIASADSTTNKDGMNQWLQSVLGQTGDITGMVAHETVHFLQPKALFPMANAYFGHRMLMFCLREGAADFIAEQAIGHHINEHIFQYGEAHEQALWEEFKTEMLKNDFSKWLYNGVQSKGRPADLGYYIGYKICQSYFEKAPDKNKALIAIIRIMHYKRFWRKSGYDGKK is encoded by the coding sequence ATGTCGGTGTTTTTCACCGAAACCAAGCAGATGTCGGTGTTTTTCACCGAAACCAAGCAGATGTCGGTGTTTTTCACCGACATCTCTCAGCACCACCACCAATACCTAAACTTCATGAGGAACCTTCTTTTTTGTTGCTATATCTTTAGCATTTTGGTCCCTTCCTCCGCACAATCGACCAAAGAAATCTATGACATTTCCACGATTGATATCGATCATTTTTGGGAGGCCTTTGATAGCTTGGCCCATACCAAAGATAGCATTGGCACCATGCAACGTCTCTACATTGATCGTGGTACAGAAGGCCTAAAGCAATTCATAAAGGCACGTAATTTTACAGCAGCGGAATACGTGGAACTCATTCGGGATATTCCCGCCTTTTGGCTGTCCATCCGACCCAATACCTTAGCTGTAAAAGAACGAAAAGCACAGATCATTGAGGTTTTTCGAAAGTACAAACAAATTTACCCTCGCTTTAAAGCACCAAAAGTTTGTTTTGCGATCGGAAACTTGCGCACTGGCGGTACCGTTCGCAAGGATTACTTATTGATTGGTACAGAAATAGCCAGCGCTGATAGTACGACCAATAAAGATGGAATGAACCAATGGTTGCAATCTGTTCTTGGTCAAACGGGAGATATAACCGGCATGGTCGCGCATGAAACAGTTCATTTTTTGCAACCCAAGGCCCTTTTCCCAATGGCTAATGCCTATTTTGGTCACCGAATGCTTATGTTTTGCCTCCGGGAGGGGGCTGCCGACTTCATAGCAGAACAGGCCATTGGCCATCATATTAATGAGCATATATTTCAATATGGAGAGGCTCACGAACAAGCTTTATGGGAGGAATTTAAAACAGAAATGCTAAAAAACGATTTCAGTAAATGGCTCTACAACGGGGTGCAGTCCAAAGGACGACCAGCAGACCTGGGCTATTACATCGGCTACAAAATTTGCCAAAGTTATTTCGAAAAAGCACCTGATAAAAATAAAGCCCTAATAGCGATTATCCGGATCATGCATTATAAGCGATTTTGGCGCAAGAGCGGGTATGATGGAAAAAAATAG